The Cryobacterium roopkundense sequence ACAAGAACGGCCGTGTCGCGCCGTAACGTGGTTTCACAGGGGGCCGGCGGGCGCTGGCAGGCGCTAGCCTGTATTTCGTGAGCTCTTCAACGAATCCCTTTGGCCAGGTGCTAGTCGCCCTCGTCACCCCTTTCACGTTCGACGGCGAAGTGGACTGGGCCGGGGTGGAGAAGCACATCGATGATGTGATCAACGCCGGCGCCGACGGCATCGTGGTCACCGGAACCACTGGAGAGACCAGCACCCTCACCGACCCAGAGAAGATCCGGCTCGTCGAGGTGGGCAAGTCAGTGGCGGCCGGGCGCGCCAAGATCATCACGGGTGGTGGGTCCAATGAGACGGCCCACGCCATGCAGCTCGCGCGCCAGAGCGAGAAGGCCGGCGCCGACGGCAACATGATCGTCACGCCGTACTACAACAAGCCCACACAGGCGGGCATCCTCACCCATTTCCGCATGATCGCTGACGCCACAGACCTTCCGGTGATCCTCTACGACATCCCCGGACGCACCGGCGTGCCGATCGCCTACGAGACGATCCTGCGTGCCGCCAAGCACCCCAACATCCTGGCCGTCAAGGACGCCAAGGGCGACTTCGCCCAGGTCAGCCGGGTGCTCAACCAGACCGACCTGATGTATTTCTCCGGCGACGACGTAAACGTGCTGCCGCACCTGTCGATCGGCGCGACCGGCCTCATCGGCGTCACCGGCAACATCACAGCCACGCCGTATCGCCAGATGGTGGACGCGGTCAACGCGGGGGACTTGAAGACGGCGACCGCTGCCCACATGCAGTTGGAGCCGCTCGTGCGTGCCGTGATGACCCACGTTCCCGGCACCGTCGCGGTCAAGTACATCCTGCACGGGCTGCGCCGCATCGGCAGTCCCCGTGTGCGCCTGCCGCTGGTGGGGCCCGAGGAATCCGAGGCCGCGCAGATCGAAGCTGAACTGGACCTCGTGAAAAACATTCCCGGAGTAGACTTCAGCAACTTTCGCCCCGATCGAAATGCGGCTGCCGGAGGCTCGTTGCCCAAGGTCGCCGGCACCACGCGGTAGGCGCGAGCCACAGCGTGTGAGAAGGAGGGACCGTGCCGAAGGTCATTCGTACCCCACCGGAACTTCCGCCTGGCACCCTGCGCGTGACTCCCATCGGGGGTCTGGGCGAAATCGGCCGAAACATGACGTGTTTCGAGTTCGAGGGCAAGATCCTGATTGTGGACTGCGGGGTGCTGTTCCCCGAGGAACGCCAGCCGGGCGTCGACTTGATCCTTCCCGATTTCAGCCCGATCGTGAACCGACTCGACGATGTCGTGGGCGTGATGCTCACGCACGGACACGAGGACCACATCGGGGCCGTGCCCTATCTGCTGAGACTTCGGGCAGACATCCCCGTGATCGGGTCGCGGCTCACGCTTGCGCTTACGCAGGCGAAACTCCAGGAACACGGCATTGTGCCGGTGACCATTCTGGTCGCCGAGGGCGACCACGAACAGGTCGGGCCGTTCGCCCTCGAATTCATTTCCGTGAACCACTCCATTCCGGATTCGCTTGCCGTGGCCATCACGACTCCCGGTGGCACCGTGTTGCACACGGGAGATTTCAAGCTGGATCAGCTGCCGCTCGACGGCCGGCTCACCGACCTCGCGGAGTTCGGCCGGCTCGGGCGGGAAGGCATCGACCTGCTGCTCGTTGACTCCACGAACGCGGACGTTCCGGGTTTCACCCCGCACGAACGCGCCATCCGCCCGGTGCTGGACCACGTGATCCGTCGGGCGCCGCGTCGAGTCATCGTGGCGAGCTTCTCCAGTCATGTGCACCGTGTGCAGCAGGTGCTTGATTCTGCCGGCGACAACGGTCGGCGGGTGACCTTTCTGGGGCGGTCGATGGTACGCAATATGGGGATCGCCATCCGACTGGGCTATCTGCACCCCCCGGAGGGCGTGCTCGTCGACTTCAAACGCTCCGGCGGCATTCCCGGCAACGAGATGGTCTACATGACGACAGGGTCTCAGGGCGAGCCGATGGCCGTTTTGAGCCGGATGGTCAGCCGGGAGCACGAGATTGTCGTCGGACCCGGGGACACCGTCATCATGGCGTCCAGCCTCATTCCGGGCAACGAGAGCGCGATTTACCGCATCATCGACGGGCTGACCAAACTCGGTGCGCATGTCGTGCACAAGGGAAATGCTCTAGTGCACGTGTCCGGGCACGCGTCGGCCGGATCGTTGCTCTTCGTCTACAACATCGCAAAACCCCGCAATGTGTTGCCCGTGCACGGCGAATTCAGGCACCTGTCCGCCAACGCGGAGCTCGCAATTGAGACGGGTGTTCCGGCCGAGAATGTGTTCATCGGGGAAGACGGCATTGTGCTGGACATTCGAAATGGCCGCGTGACTCAGGTCGGCCAGCTCGACATCGGGTACGTCTTCGTGGACGGCTCGACCGTGGGCGAGATCACAGAGGCCGATCTGAAAGACCGCCGTATCCTCGCCCAGGAGGGCTTCATCTCGGTGATCGTCGTCGTGGAGGTCGCCACCGGGGTCGTGCTCGTGGGGCCGGAGATCCACGCCAAGGGCTTCGCCGAGGACGACTCGGTCTTCGACGAGGTGAAGCCCCTGATCATCGCGGCCCTGGCCGAAGCCGCCCGCAATGATGTGCGCGACATGCACGCGCTGTCACAGATCGTGCGCCGCGTCGTCGGGCGATGGGTCAGCTCCACCTTCCACCGCCAGCCGATGATCGTTCCCCTCGTCATCGAGGCCTGAATCACGGGCGGCCGCCGTGGCCCCTGTCGGGGGACGCGGCTTTCCCGCTACGATCGGGGCAGCTGTCGACTATCGAAGGTCGACCGATTTCGGGGGCATCGGTGAAATTCGCGCGCACATGGATCTTTCCCATCCTGCGATTGCTCGTCATAGCGTTGATAGCGGTGGCCCTCGTCAAGCTCGCGTTCTTCCCCGATGGCGCCGAGGCGAGCGACCCGGCTCAGCCCACGGGCCAGATCGTCGAACCGCAGATTCCCGTCGCTCTGGGCACCATCACGAACAACGTGACGCTCACGGCCACGGTGAGCGCCGATGCCGCGCTTCCCGTGAAGGCCACGGCCGTCGGCACCGTCGACGAGCTCTTCGTTGCAGCCGGCACGCCCGTTACCGCGGGCGACAAGATCTACGACATTCGGGTCGAGACCATCAAGGATCCGGTCGAAACAACGGATGCCCTCGGCCAGGTCACGATGACCCAGCCCAAACCGGTGATCACCTTCTCCAAGGTGCTCGCGCCGACCACGGGTGTGCTGAGCTCGCTCACCGTGATTCATGGTCAGGCGGTGGCGGTGGGCGATGCGACGGGACAGGTCGCGCCGCCGAGCTTCTCGGCGAGCGGTTCGCTCAGCCCCGACCAGCAGTATCGCCTGCAGACCCGGCCGACAGAGGCATCCGTTACCATCACCAACGGACCGGCGCCGTTCACCTGCACGGGACTCACTGTGAGCACGCCGCTCGCGGGCGCGGCAGCAGAACCGGCCGCCGGAGCGGACGGCCAGACCGGCGGCACAACGGTGACCTGCGCCATCCCGGCCGACGTGGTCGTGTTCTCCGGCCTGGCCGCCAAGATCACCATTGCGGCCGGGCAGGCCGACGACGTGCTCGTGGTTCCCACGACCGCCGTCGAAGGCTCGGCCGCGACCGGAGTGATCTGGTTCGTGCTGCCTGACGGCACGACGGAGGAACGCCCGGTGACGCTCGGCATGACAGACGGCACGAGCGTCCAGATCATTGACGGTGTCGCTGAGGGCGACATGGTGAATGAATTCGTCCCCGGCGCCGTGCCGCCGGCACCCGACGGGTGCATCACCCAGCCGGACGGCAGCGTGACGTGCATGGGCGGCGGGTACGCGCAGTGACACTGCTGCACCTCGAGGGAGTCACGAGAACTGTTGATCTCGTCGATGCCCCTCCCCTCACCATCCTCTCCGGCGTCGACCTCGACGTGGACGACGGCGACCGGGTGTCGATCGTGGGACGTTCGGGTTCGGGCAAGACGACGCTGCTGAATCTGCTCGGGCTGTTGGACAACCCCACGACCGGTGTGATGCTCTTCGACGCCCGCCCAGTGCAGTCGTTCTCGTCGGCCGAACGCGACCGCGTACGCGGCCGGCACGTGGGATTCATCTTCCAACAGTTCAACCTCTTGCAGGGCCGCACCGCGCTCGAAAACGTGATGACCCCGCTGCTCTATGCGCAGGGCCGCCAATTCTGGCAGCGCTCGCGCATCGCCGCCGAGATGCTCGAGCGCGTGGGCCTCGGTGACCGGCTGGGCACCATGCCCGACCGGCTCTCCGGCGGTGAGCAGCAACGCGTTGCCATTGCGCGTTCGCTCGTGCGTGGTCCGCGGTTGATCCTCGCCGATGAGCCAACGGGGGCCCTCGACCTCGAGACCGGCGCGGCGGTCATGGACCTCATCGACGAGGTCGCCCTCGCCTCCGGGGCCGCCCTCGTCACGATCACTCACGACCCGGCCATTGCGGCGCGAGCCACCCGACACCTCCGGCTCGACCACGGCGTCTTGCAGACCGCCCCGAACATTCCCGTGGCGGCATGAACCGGCTGATGACGAGCCTCGTCGGCTCCTTTGTGGAGGCCTGGCAGGAACTTCGCATCCACCGCACGCGTGTGATGCTCTCTCTGATCGGCGTGGCCGTGGCCGTCTGTGCGATCACGACGGTCGTGGGCCTCGGCGCCGTGGCCGAACAGGCCACGATCGAGCAAAGCGAGCGCCAGGGCGGGCGCCCGGCGAGCCTCGCGCTCTACGCCCAGATGAGCGACGGCACCGCGCCGCCCGAAGCGACCATGCAGGACGCCTGGACGAGTGTGATCGCCCGGTACAAGATCACCTACGCGAGCCGGGTAATCAACGCCAACCAGACCGTGCAGTTCACGGATGGCGCCGCGCCAGTGAACGTGATCGGCGTCGACCGGGAGTACGGTACCATGCACCGCATGACGCTCAGCGAGGGCACCTGGTTCAGCGAGCGCGACGCAGTGCGGCTCGCACCCGCGGTGCTCGTCAACTCGGTGTTCTACGACCGCATCGGCCGCCCAAACCTCGCGACCCACCCCACGACCACCCTCGTGGGGGCGCAGAACACGACGGCCGTGATCACGGGCGTCTACCCGTCGGCCACCTGGGACACGTTCCCGGCGATGTATATGCTCTACGACACGCTCGCGGCGCTGTCCGTCGACGCTCCAGTCGACCCGATGGGTTACGGTGCTCCGGCTCCGCAATACGAGATGTGGGTTCCGCCAGACCTCGCCGAGGAACTCACCGTCGCCGTGCAGCGTGACGTACAGGCCGCACTGGGCACCGGCGCCACCGCCCAGATCAACCGCCAGGACTACGCGAGCTTCAACGGCGACCCGTACCTTCCCCTCAAACTCATGGTCGGAGGGGTGGCGGGCCTCGTCTTGTTGCTCGGGGCCCTCGGCCTGGTGAACATCGCTCTGGTCACGCTCAAGCAGCGCATCAGGGAGATCGGCATTCGGCGGAGCTTCGGGGCGACCGCCGGGCGGGTCTTCTTCGCCGTGATGATGGAGAGCGTCGTGGCCACTGTGGTCGCCGGTGTGGTGGGCGTGATCGCCGCAGTGCTCATCGTGAAAAATCCGTGGCTGGAGGACCTCATCGGGCAGGGACAGGTCACCGAGTTCCCGGCCTTCCCTGTCGAAGCGGCGATCCTCGGCCTGGTCTGCGCCACCGTCGTGGGCGCGCTCGCGGGGCTGGTGCCGGCGCTCGTGGCCGTGCGGGTCAAAGTGATCGACGCCATCCGCTACTGAGTGCGGTGGATCGCGGCACAATATCTGGGTGAACGACCCCGATCCACTCCCCGCCGGCCCCGGTCGGCCCCGGCCGGTACCGGATTCCCTGCTCGACGCTGCCTTCTTCGTCTTCGGGGGAGTCTCGGCCGTCTGGCTCGCGTTCCTGCTCCGGCAGGAGGGCTTCACGCTCGGGCGGGGCTAGATCTGGTTCTCGGTGTTCTACTGGGTGATGCTCGCCTACATCCTGCTGCCGCGCCTGCACCGCATCCTCACGCGCATCTACGTTCCCGACTACTTCATCGGTCGCGCCCGCAGGACTTCGCGCACCAGTAGGAAGTGGCCGGCAGTCCCGGTCGGCGCCACCATGTGCGGTTCTGGAGGTGTCCGACGGGGTGGCTGCTTCCCGGCAGGCGGCGGGCCGACTGGCTGGCTGCGGGTACCTACGACCGAAGCATGGGCTTTTCGCTCTTCACGCTCCAGATCACACACAAGATCGACGCCCGAACGGACGTGGAACGAGACCATATCGTGGAGTCGGTAACGCACGGGAACGCCGTCGTTCGACTCACGACCATTCGGGACTTCTCCACGGAATACCACGCGCGCAACGGGGGAGGGGACGCCATCGAAACGGATGGCGACCTGCCGGTTCTCGACCTGCGTCTCGTTCGTCCCCTGGCCGGCTTCAACGCCCTGCCCAGCGACAGTCGGGATGCCCGCCCGGGGGCGACGATTCTCGGTGCCGTGCTTGTCGGGGGCCGGGCGCTCGTCGCTGGCGCGCTCCTCGTGACGCTGCTGCTCTCGTGGCAGGAGCTCACGACAGAGCGGGCCCCGAAGAAATAGCTGTGCTCTCGCTCGCCACCGCCGTGCTGGCCGGCTTTGTCGCTGCCGAACTCTCGCTCGCCGTGCTCGTGTTCAGGGGGCGCAACTGGGCCCGGGTCCTGGCAATGGCGCTGAGCGGCCTTGCCGTCATCGGCCAGGCGGCTGCCGTCGTGGAGGGAGGCCCCCGCATCAGCCTCGCCACGAATCTCACCGGGCTGTCGCTCGACGTGCTGTTGATCCTGGCCTTGTCGAGCGAACGGGCCCGTGTCTACGCCAAGCGCGGGCAGGGTCTCGGCCGTTCCGGGCCGACGCGCGAGGCCGGCTGAGCCCCCGGCGCGATCCTGGGACCAACCGCAGGTGCGCTGGGCGTGGGCTCACCGGGAACCGGCGGCGCACCGGTACCGTGGGAGCATGGCAACGAGCACAAAGTCGACCGGTCGACCCCGCAGCACCCCTGCACGGGGAGCACCGGCGCGCAAGCCTGCCGCCAAGACCCCGACCGCGAAAACTGTGAAGTTCACCGAAACCGAGGTGAAGCCGAGCATGGGCGCCCGCATGTGGATGGGACTCGCCCACGTCACCGGCGGCGCCGCGCGCGCTCTCGGCCCCGAGCAGCTGTCAAAGGCGGAACGACGCGATGGGCTGCCGTTCTTCCTTGTGCTGCTCGCCATCGCTGGGGCAGTGGTCGAGTGGTTCCTGATCAACAACGCTGTCGCGCAGAACTTCGACGCCTACACGTTCGGCGGGCTCTTCGGCCGCGTGGCCTTCGCCCTCCCCGTCATCATGCTGATCTTCGCGGTCTGGCTGTTCCGCAAACCGAGTTCTGTACACGACAACGGACGTATCGGCATCGGGCTGACCCTGCTCCTGGTGTCGGTGTCTGGACTCTGCCACATTTTCGGCGGCCAGCCGGAGCCGAGCGAGGGCATGAACGTTCTCGCCCTGTCCGGCGGCGTGATCGGCTGGATGATCGCTGCTCCGCTGATCATGCTCACCACCTCCGTGGGCGCGTCGATCGTGGTGATCCTGCTGCTCGTGCTGAGCCTGTTCATCATCACCAAGACCCCTCCGAACCGAGTCGGTGCCCGGTCGCGCGAGCTCTACACGTGGCTCTTCGGCGCCCAGCTCCCCGACGACGACGAGCGCGCGGCCAGCAAGGACGCCAGGAGCAACAAGACGGCCAAGACGGAGAAGATCGAGAAGACCGAACAGGTCGAGCTAGACGGCGTCGACGGCGACACGGGGGCCTTGCCCTGGTGGCGTCGGAACAACAGCCAGCGCGAGGTAGACCCCGACTTCAGCAGCGCCGTGACATCCGAAAAGGGCCAGGCCGACGACGA is a genomic window containing:
- a CDS encoding ribonuclease J produces the protein MTPIGGLGEIGRNMTCFEFEGKILIVDCGVLFPEERQPGVDLILPDFSPIVNRLDDVVGVMLTHGHEDHIGAVPYLLRLRADIPVIGSRLTLALTQAKLQEHGIVPVTILVAEGDHEQVGPFALEFISVNHSIPDSLAVAITTPGGTVLHTGDFKLDQLPLDGRLTDLAEFGRLGREGIDLLLVDSTNADVPGFTPHERAIRPVLDHVIRRAPRRVIVASFSSHVHRVQQVLDSAGDNGRRVTFLGRSMVRNMGIAIRLGYLHPPEGVLVDFKRSGGIPGNEMVYMTTGSQGEPMAVLSRMVSREHEIVVGPGDTVIMASSLIPGNESAIYRIIDGLTKLGAHVVHKGNALVHVSGHASAGSLLFVYNIAKPRNVLPVHGEFRHLSANAELAIETGVPAENVFIGEDGIVLDIRNGRVTQVGQLDIGYVFVDGSTVGEITEADLKDRRILAQEGFISVIVVVEVATGVVLVGPEIHAKGFAEDDSVFDEVKPLIIAALAEAARNDVRDMHALSQIVRRVVGRWVSSTFHRQPMIVPLVIEA
- a CDS encoding efflux RND transporter periplasmic adaptor subunit, translating into MKFARTWIFPILRLLVIALIAVALVKLAFFPDGAEASDPAQPTGQIVEPQIPVALGTITNNVTLTATVSADAALPVKATAVGTVDELFVAAGTPVTAGDKIYDIRVETIKDPVETTDALGQVTMTQPKPVITFSKVLAPTTGVLSSLTVIHGQAVAVGDATGQVAPPSFSASGSLSPDQQYRLQTRPTEASVTITNGPAPFTCTGLTVSTPLAGAAAEPAAGADGQTGGTTVTCAIPADVVVFSGLAAKITIAAGQADDVLVVPTTAVEGSAATGVIWFVLPDGTTEERPVTLGMTDGTSVQIIDGVAEGDMVNEFVPGAVPPAPDGCITQPDGSVTCMGGGYAQ
- a CDS encoding LssY C-terminal domain-containing protein, producing the protein MRFWRCPTGWLLPGRRRADWLAAGTYDRSMGFSLFTLQITHKIDARTDVERDHIVESVTHGNAVVRLTTIRDFSTEYHARNGGGDAIETDGDLPVLDLRLVRPLAGFNALPSDSRDARPGATILGAVLVGGRALVAGALLVTLLLSWQELTTERAPKK
- the dapA gene encoding 4-hydroxy-tetrahydrodipicolinate synthase: MSSSTNPFGQVLVALVTPFTFDGEVDWAGVEKHIDDVINAGADGIVVTGTTGETSTLTDPEKIRLVEVGKSVAAGRAKIITGGGSNETAHAMQLARQSEKAGADGNMIVTPYYNKPTQAGILTHFRMIADATDLPVILYDIPGRTGVPIAYETILRAAKHPNILAVKDAKGDFAQVSRVLNQTDLMYFSGDDVNVLPHLSIGATGLIGVTGNITATPYRQMVDAVNAGDLKTATAAHMQLEPLVRAVMTHVPGTVAVKYILHGLRRIGSPRVRLPLVGPEESEAAQIEAELDLVKNIPGVDFSNFRPDRNAAAGGSLPKVAGTTR
- a CDS encoding ABC transporter ATP-binding protein, producing the protein MTLLHLEGVTRTVDLVDAPPLTILSGVDLDVDDGDRVSIVGRSGSGKTTLLNLLGLLDNPTTGVMLFDARPVQSFSSAERDRVRGRHVGFIFQQFNLLQGRTALENVMTPLLYAQGRQFWQRSRIAAEMLERVGLGDRLGTMPDRLSGGEQQRVAIARSLVRGPRLILADEPTGALDLETGAAVMDLIDEVALASGAALVTITHDPAIAARATRHLRLDHGVLQTAPNIPVAA
- a CDS encoding ABC transporter permease → MNRLMTSLVGSFVEAWQELRIHRTRVMLSLIGVAVAVCAITTVVGLGAVAEQATIEQSERQGGRPASLALYAQMSDGTAPPEATMQDAWTSVIARYKITYASRVINANQTVQFTDGAAPVNVIGVDREYGTMHRMTLSEGTWFSERDAVRLAPAVLVNSVFYDRIGRPNLATHPTTTLVGAQNTTAVITGVYPSATWDTFPAMYMLYDTLAALSVDAPVDPMGYGAPAPQYEMWVPPDLAEELTVAVQRDVQAALGTGATAQINRQDYASFNGDPYLPLKLMVGGVAGLVLLLGALGLVNIALVTLKQRIREIGIRRSFGATAGRVFFAVMMESVVATVVAGVVGVIAAVLIVKNPWLEDLIGQGQVTEFPAFPVEAAILGLVCATVVGALAGLVPALVAVRVKVIDAIRY